In Armatimonadota bacterium, the genomic window GGTGCCGCCCGAGGCGCGCTGGTCGCACCTCAAGGCCCAGGCCCGCCAGCCCACCATCGGCCAGCTCGTGGACGACGCCATGGCCGGCATCGAGCGCGCCAACCCGGCGCTCAAGGGCGTGCTGCCCAAGGACTATGCCCGCCCGGCGCTCGACAAGACGCGCCTCGGCCAGCTCATCGACCTGATCAGCAACATCCAGGTCGGCGACGAGACGGCGCGGGCCAAGGACGTGCTCGGCCGCGTCTACGAGTACTTCCTCGCGCAGTTCGCGAGCGCCGAGGGCAAAAAGGGGGGTGAATTCTACACCCCACGCTGTGTGGTCAAGCTACTGGTCGAGATGCTCGAGCCCTACCGCGGCCGCGTCTATGACCCCTGCTGCGGCTCGGCGGGCATGTTCGTGCAGTCGGTGGAGTTCATCCAGGCCCACGCCACGGGCAACGGCAACGGCGGTCGCGCCCGCGCCGACATCTCGATCTACGGCCAGGAGTCCAACTACACGACCTGGCGGCTCGCCAAGATGAACCTCGCCATCCGCGAGATGGCGATCTCGGGAGGTACCCATGCCCCGTAAGAAAAAGACAAACGTGACCCGCGCGAAGGCCAACCACAAGCGCCCGATCGAGACCTACGAACACAAGGGCGCCGAGCGGCTCAACAACCCGCCGGTGGGGCTGGTGACGCCGGAGACCGACCCGGACGCCGGGCAGAAGAAGAAGCGCTACGCCTACGACCCGCACCTGGACCCCCAACTGGTCTGGGCGGGCAAGGCCGAGCACACGTCGTTCGAGGTGCCGACGGTCTCGTTGCACGTGCACGAGCGGATCGAGCCGCGCACCATTCTGGAAGCGGTGCGCAAGCGGAACGGTAACGGCAGGGCGGCGCAACTCCCACTTTTCGAGGTCGAACGCCAGGAACCTCTGCGCGAGGCGATTGAGTTCTACCAGCACGCCCACGGCTGGTCGAACCGCCTGATCGCCGGCGATTCCCTGCTGGTGATGAACTCGCTCCTTGAAAAAGAAGGCATGGCCGGCAAGGTGCAGATGATC contains:
- a CDS encoding DNA methyltransferase, translating into MPRKKKTNVTRAKANHKRPIETYEHKGAERLNNPPVGLVTPETDPDAGQKKKRYAYDPHLDPQLVWAGKAEHTSFEVPTVSLHVHERIEPRTILEAVRKRNGNGRAAQLPLFEVERQEPLREAIEFYQHAHGWSNRLIAGDSLLVMNSLLEKEGMAGKVQMIYIDPPYGIKYGSNFQPFVNKRDVKDGKDEDLTAEPEQIRAFRDTWELGIHSYLTYLRDRLLLARELLTESGSIFVQISDENLHRVRSLMDEVFGAENFV